One region of Pseudomonas sp. B21-040 genomic DNA includes:
- a CDS encoding DUF1653 domain-containing protein, with translation MPIQPGLYQHYKGPQYRVFSLARHSETEEEVVFYQALYGDYGFWVRPLSMFLESVEVDGEQVPRFALVQAEPSLFSKP, from the coding sequence ATGCCGATACAACCTGGGCTCTACCAACATTACAAAGGTCCGCAGTACCGCGTATTCAGTCTTGCGCGGCATTCGGAAACTGAAGAAGAAGTGGTCTTCTACCAAGCCCTGTATGGCGATTACGGCTTTTGGGTACGTCCCTTGAGCATGTTTCTTGAGTCGGTCGAGGTTGACGGCGAACAGGTGCCACGCTTTGCTTTGGTGCAAGCCGAACCGAGCCTTTTTTCGAAGCCATAA
- the topA gene encoding type I DNA topoisomerase has translation MGKSLVIVESPAKAKTINKYLGNQYVVKSSIGHIRDLPTSGSASASKEPAAKRGKAAAGEGPVLSPKEKARKQLVSRMGVDPDHGWKAKYEILPGKEKVIEELRRLAKDADTIYLATDLDREGEAIAWHLREAIGGDDSRYKRVVFNEITKKAIQEAFSKPGELDIDRVNAQQARRFLDRVVGYMVSPLLWAKIARGLSAGRVQSVAVKLVVEREREIRAFNPEEYWEIHADLGTAKGATVRFDVAREKGEAFKPLNEAQAMAALEKLKASSYSIVKREDKPTSSKPSAPFITSTLQQAASNRLGFGVKKTMMMAQRLYEAGYITYMRTDSTNLSADAVTMARTYIEGEFGKKYLPESPNVYSSKEGAQEAHEAIRPSDANTEPSKLSGMERDAERLYELIWRQFLACQMLPAQYLSTTVTVGAGDFELRAKGRILKFDGYTRVMPQITKPGDDDVLPDMAQGDAMKLIKLDPTQHFTKPPARYSEASLVKEMEKRGIGRPSTYAAIISTIQDRGYVALHNRRFYSEKMGDIVTERLSESFSNLMDYGFTAGMEEHLDDVAQGERDWKNVLDEFYGDFKKKLEVAESPESGMRANQPVMTDIPCLTCGRPMQIRTASTGVFLGCSGYSLPPKERCKATVNLVPGDEIAADDEGESESLVLRGKHRCPICSTAMDAYLLDEKRKLHICGNNPDCDGYEIEEGTYRIKGYEGPSLECDKCGSEMQLKTGRFGKFFGCTNATCKNTRKLLKSGDAAPPKMDPVKMPELKCEKVNDTYILRDGASGLFLAASQFPKNRETRAPLVMEIVPHKDEIDPKYHFLCEAPKKDPDGLPAVIRYSRKTKEQYVQTEVDGKPTGWKAYYDGGKWKVEDKRPAAKA, from the coding sequence ATGGGCAAATCGCTGGTCATTGTGGAATCCCCGGCTAAGGCCAAGACCATCAACAAGTATCTGGGTAACCAATACGTGGTGAAGTCGAGTATCGGCCATATCCGAGACCTGCCCACCAGCGGTTCGGCTAGCGCCAGCAAAGAGCCAGCCGCGAAGCGCGGCAAGGCTGCCGCGGGCGAAGGTCCGGTGCTCTCGCCGAAAGAGAAAGCGCGCAAGCAGCTGGTCTCGCGCATGGGGGTCGATCCCGATCATGGCTGGAAAGCCAAGTACGAGATCCTTCCGGGCAAGGAAAAAGTCATCGAAGAGCTGCGCCGGCTCGCCAAAGATGCTGACACCATCTATCTCGCAACCGACTTGGATCGCGAGGGGGAAGCCATTGCCTGGCACCTGCGCGAAGCCATCGGTGGTGACGACAGCCGCTACAAGCGCGTGGTGTTCAACGAAATCACCAAGAAGGCGATTCAGGAAGCCTTCTCCAAGCCGGGCGAGCTGGACATCGACCGAGTAAACGCTCAGCAGGCGCGTCGCTTCCTCGATCGCGTGGTGGGTTACATGGTTTCGCCGCTGCTGTGGGCCAAAATCGCCCGTGGCTTGTCCGCCGGTCGCGTGCAGTCGGTTGCGGTAAAACTGGTGGTCGAGCGCGAACGTGAAATCCGTGCGTTCAACCCGGAAGAATACTGGGAAATCCATGCTGACCTCGGCACCGCCAAGGGCGCGACCGTGCGCTTCGACGTGGCTCGCGAGAAAGGCGAGGCCTTCAAGCCGCTCAACGAAGCCCAGGCCATGGCCGCGCTGGAAAAGCTCAAGGCTTCCAGCTACAGCATCGTCAAGCGCGAAGACAAACCGACCAGCAGCAAACCGTCGGCTCCGTTCATCACGTCCACCCTGCAACAGGCTGCAAGCAACCGCCTGGGCTTCGGCGTGAAGAAAACCATGATGATGGCCCAGCGTCTGTACGAAGCCGGCTACATCACTTATATGCGTACCGACTCCACCAACCTCTCGGCCGATGCCGTGACGATGGCGCGCACTTATATTGAAGGCGAGTTCGGCAAGAAGTACCTGCCGGAATCCCCGAACGTCTACAGCAGCAAAGAAGGTGCACAAGAGGCTCACGAAGCGATTCGTCCCTCCGACGCCAATACCGAGCCAAGCAAGCTGTCGGGCATGGAACGTGATGCCGAGCGCCTCTACGAGCTGATCTGGCGCCAATTCCTGGCTTGCCAGATGTTGCCGGCGCAATACCTGTCGACCACGGTCACCGTCGGTGCTGGTGATTTCGAGCTGCGTGCCAAGGGTCGCATCCTGAAGTTCGACGGTTACACCCGCGTCATGCCGCAAATTACCAAGCCGGGCGATGATGATGTGTTGCCAGATATGGCTCAGGGCGATGCGATGAAGCTGATCAAGCTTGATCCGACCCAGCACTTCACCAAACCGCCGGCGCGCTACTCGGAAGCGAGCCTGGTTAAAGAAATGGAAAAACGCGGCATCGGTCGTCCTTCGACCTACGCAGCGATCATTTCCACCATTCAGGACCGTGGTTACGTCGCGCTGCACAACCGTCGTTTCTATTCGGAAAAGATGGGTGACATCGTCACTGAGCGTCTGTCCGAGAGTTTCTCCAATCTCATGGACTACGGCTTCACCGCCGGCATGGAAGAGCACCTCGATGACGTGGCCCAGGGCGAGCGCGACTGGAAAAACGTACTGGACGAGTTCTACGGTGACTTCAAGAAGAAGCTGGAAGTAGCCGAAAGTCCAGAAAGTGGCATGCGTGCCAACCAGCCGGTCATGACGGACATTCCGTGCCTGACCTGTGGTCGCCCAATGCAGATTCGTACGGCCTCGACGGGCGTGTTCCTCGGCTGCTCGGGCTACAGTTTGCCGCCGAAAGAACGCTGCAAGGCCACCGTCAATCTGGTGCCCGGTGATGAGATTGCCGCGGACGACGAAGGTGAATCGGAGTCGCTGGTGCTGCGTGGCAAGCATCGCTGCCCGATCTGCAGCACGGCGATGGACGCATACCTGCTCGACGAGAAGCGCAAGTTGCACATCTGCGGTAACAACCCGGATTGCGATGGCTACGAAATCGAAGAGGGTACTTATCGCATTAAAGGCTATGAAGGTCCGAGCCTGGAGTGCGACAAGTGCGGCAGCGAAATGCAGCTCAAGACCGGTCGTTTCGGTAAGTTCTTCGGTTGCACCAACGCAACGTGCAAGAACACCCGCAAGCTGCTGAAGAGCGGTGATGCTGCGCCGCCGAAGATGGATCCGGTGAAGATGCCTGAGCTGAAGTGCGAGAAGGTCAACGACACCTATATCCTGCGCGACGGTGCTTCCGGCCTGTTCCTGGCGGCGAGCCAATTCCCGAAAAACCGCGAAACCCGTGCTCCGCTGGTCATGGAAATCGTGCCGCACAAGGACGAGATCGATCCGAAGTACCACTTCCTCTGCGAAGCGCCGAAGAAGGATCCGGACGGTCTCCCGGCGGTGATTCGTTATAGCCGCAAGACCAAAGAGCAGTATGTGCAGACAGAAGTCGACGGTAAGCCGACTGGCTGGAAGGCGTACTACGACGGCGGCAAGTGGAAGGTTGAAGACAAGCGTCCCGCTGCAAAGGCTTAA